GGCCATGAAGACGGCTGGAGCAAAGTCGTGGATGACCTGGCGAGCCTGAATCAGTCCATTGGCCAACGTCATCCCGATACACCGGTATTTCTGCTCGGCCACAGCATGGGCAGCTATATAGCGCAGGCTTGGCTGCTGCATCACGGCGCCAGTTTGCAGGGCGCGATACTCAGCGGTTCGAATTTCCAGCCGGTTTCCCTGTATCGCAGCGCCAGCACCATCGCCCGCCTGGAGCGCTGGCGGCAAGGCCCGACCGGGCGCAGTCGGCTAATCGAATGGCTGTCATTCGGCTCGTTCAACAAGGCGTTCAAGCCGGGACGGACACGCTTCGACTGGCTGAGCCGGGATGCCCAGGAAGTCGACCAGTACATCAGCGACCCCCTGTGCGGCTTTCGTTGCACCAACCAATTCTGGCTGGATCTGCTCGGCGGCCTGCAGCAGATCAGCAAGCCGTCGAACCTGAAACAGATCGATCCAGGCCTGCCGTTGCTGATAATTGGCGGGGAATGTGATCCGGTGAGCGAAGGCAAGCGTCTCAAGGATCTTGCCGATGCATTGGCCGAGACAGGTCATCAAATGTTACAAATGAAGATCTATCCGCAGGCGCGGCATGAGCTGTTCAACGAAACCAATCGCGATGAAGTCACGGGGGATGTACTCGACTGGCTGGAGCAGACACTGCGGCAGCCAAGACCGCGTCGGGCAGAATGACCACGCCACTTTTGCCCGTCATCGCCAGGCCTCTTTTCAATATTCAGGATCACCCATGACCCAGGTTACCAACACCCCATACGAAGCCCTTGAAGTCGGTCAGACCGCCAGTTACAGCAAGACTGTTGAAGAGCGCGACATCCAGCTGTTCGCGGCGATGTCCGGTGATCACAACCCGGTGCACCTGGATGCCGAATACGCTGCGCAGACCATGTTCAAGGAGCGTATCGCCCACGGCATGTTCAGCGGCGCACTGATCAGCGCGGCCGTCGCCTGCGAGCTGCCTGGGCCGGGCACCATTTATGTGGGCCAGCAGATGACGTTCCAGAAGCCGGTAAAACTGGGCGACACCCTGACCGTGCGCCTGGAGATCCTGGAAAAAATGCCGAAATTCCGCGTACGCATCGCGACTCGCGTCTTCAACCAGCGTGAAGAACTGGTGGTCGATGGCGAAGCAGAGATCATCGCCCCGCGTAAACAGCAGACCGTGACCCTGACTCAATTGCCGGCAATCAGCATCGGTTGATTCTGCTGGATCAGAACGTGGGAGCGAGCTTGCTCGCGAAGAGGGCTTTGCATTCGAAGCATCTGCAGAGCCTGACAAATCGCCTTCGCGAGCAAGCTCGCTCCCACACAGGTTGCATAGATGCAATTAACCATCACAAAAAAAAGGGCGACCGAAGTCGCCCAAAATGCCTTGCGTGCTCTTGTTATAGAAGGCCTCAGCCTCACTTGCGCTTTTGCGAGTCCTTCCAGATAAATAGTCCGAAGCCTGCGAAGAACACCAGCATCAGGCCAACGGTAACGACACCGGCCACAACCACATTGTCGAAAAACATAACCGCGCCTCCTGCTCTGCCCCTGTTCGATGGAGCAAGATTACCCACAGCGGCGGCGATGGAAATTGACCCAAATCAATAGCGCCACACGCTCGATCACCAAGCGCGTGGACAACTGATCTGGGTCAACAGAATTGGGGGGGATTCAGCGTTTTTTCGGTTTGTTCTTCGACTTTTTCCTGCCCGCACTCAAGGGCATGGCTTGCTCGAAGGCGTTGCGCACTTCGTTCAATCGCTTGTCGTTCAGATCGTGTACCCGCTTGGCACGTTCGGCGCCCAGGTCGATCAGTTTTTCGTCTCCGCTCATGGCCTGCACTCTCGAACACATGGAAGTGAGGCTAATAATGCGTAATCGCAAGAGCCATGACCAGCGCAGCAGCGCTCACGGGCGCGCACGCTGATCACGCTCAGACTTCCACATCCACCCACATGCCCTGGCGCGGCGCTTCATCCATCAGCGGCACCACCGGCACGGTGTTATCGGCGTTCAGCGAATGACCGGGCACCGCCAGGTGTTCCGGCTCGTCCGAACTCTGCTCACGACGCTTTTGCTGCTCGTGATGACGTTGCTGTTCTTCACGCAACAATAACGCGCTGTGTTCAGCGTCATGATTGCGCAAGTCGATGGTGGTTTCGGTGGAGCTGGGCTGCACGGGCGCAACAGGCGGAATATCCGGCACTTGTCTGGCCGCATCCAACTGGGAAGTCACGGGCACCACACTCAAGGGAAGCGTCGGCTGCAGCATGATTTGATCTCCTGTTGAGTAATTGTCGGCCGCCGTTTCGTCGACTTGAACCGTTGAATGAGAAAGATTCGACTATGTTTGCTGCAAGTAGTGCCGCAAAACGCGGTTTTAGCCGGAAATACAGGAGAAATCGCGTTGAAAGTTCACTCCGCCTTTGGCCTGGGCAGTGTGTTCCGTTAAGATAGTCGGCTTTTTCAAGGCGGGAGACAGGCAGCATGGCGCAGCAGTATCAACCGGGGCAACGCTGGATTAGCGACAGCGAAGCCGAGCTGGGTTTAGGCACCGTTCTGGCACAGGACGGCCGCTTGTTGACCGTGCTCTATCCGGCCACTGGCGACACGCGTCAATACGCTTTGCGTAACGCGCCGTTGACCCGCGTGCGCTTTTCTCCCGGCGACGTGATCACTCACTTCGAAAACTGGAAGATGACCGTGCGCGAAGTCGACGATGTCGACGGCCTGCTGGTCTATCACGGGCTCAACGCGCAGAACGAACCGGTCACCCTGCCGGAAACCCAGCTGTCGAACTTCATTCAGTTCCGTCTCGCCACCGACCGCCTGTTCGCCGGGCAGATCGACCCGCTGGCCTGGTTCTCGCTGCGTTACCACACGTTGGAACACACCAGCCGCCAGTTACAGTCGTCCCTTTGGGGCCTGGGTGGCGTGCGTGCGCAACCTATCGCGCACCAGTTGCACATCGCCCGGGAAGTCGCCGACCGTATCGCGCCTCGGGTTTTGCTGGCGGACGAAGTCGGCCTGGGCAAGACCATCGAAGCCGGTCTGGTGATCCATCGCCAGTTGCTGTCCGGTCGTGCCAATCGCGTGTTGATTCTGGTCCCGGAAAACCTGCAGCACCAATGGCTGGTGGAAATGCGCCGCCGTTTCAACCTGCAGGTCGCGCTGTTCGATTCCGAGCGCTTCATCGAAAGCGATGCCAGCAACCCGTTTGAAGACACCCAGCTCGCGCTGGTGGCGCTGGAATGGCTGGTCGAAGACGAGAAAGCCCAGGACGCGCTGTTTGCTGCGGGCTGGGACTTGATGGTGGTCGATGAGGCTCACCACCTGGTCTGGCACGAAGAAAAGGCCAGCCCTGAATATTCCCTGGTCGAGCAATTGGCTGAAGTGATTCCCGGCGTACTGCTGCTCACCGCGACTCCGGAACAACTGGGTCAGGACAGCCACTTTGCGCGTCTGCGCCTGCTGGACCCGAACCGCTTCCACGACCTGCAAGCCTTCCGCGCTGAAAGCGAAAACTATCGCCCGGTGGCCGAAGCGGTGCAGGAGTTGCTCGACAAGGGTCGCCTGTCGCCTAAAGCTCACAAAACCATTCAAGGCTTCCTCGGCAGCGAGGGCGAAGCATTGCTGGCCGCCGTCAACGATGGCGACACCGAAGCCAGCGCGCGCCTGATCCGCGAATTGCTCGACCGCCACGGCACAGGCCGCGTGCTGTTCCGCAACACCCGGGCCGCCGTGCAAGGCTTCCCGGAGCGCAAGCTGCATCAGTATCCGCTGCCCTGCCCGGCCGAATACCTTGAATTGCCGTTGGGTGAACACGCTGACCTGTACCCGGAAGTCAGCTTCCAGGCGCAACCGGACGTCACTGAAGAAGAACGCTGGTGGCGCTTCGACCCGCGCGTCGACTGGCTGATCGACACGCTGAAAATGCTCAAGCGCGTCAAAGTGCTGGTGATCTGCGCCCACGCCGAAACCGCGATGGATCTGGAAGACGCTTTGCGCGTGCGTTCCGGCATCCCGGCCACGGTGTTCCATGAAGGCATGAACATCCTTGAACGCGACCGCGCTGCGGCGTATTTCGCGGATGAAGAGTTCGGCGCCCAGGTGTTGATCTGTTCGGAAATCGGCAGCGAAGGCCGCAACTTCCAGTTCTCCCACCACCTGGTGCTGTTCGATCTGCCTGCGCACCCGGACTTGCTGGAACAGCGTATCGGTCGCCTGGACCGAATCGGCCAAAAACACACCATCGAACTGCACGTGCCATTCCTGGAAACCAGCCCGCAAGCGCGGCTGTTCCAGTGGTATCACGAAGCGCTCAATGCGTTCCTCAACACCTGTCCGACCGGCAACGCCCTGCAACACCAGTTCGGCCCACGCCTGCTGCCGTTGCTGGAAAGCGGCGACGACGATGAATGGCAGGCGCTGATCGATGAAGCCCGCGCCGAGCGGGTGCGCCTGGAAAGTGAACTGCACACCGGTCGCGACCGCTTGCTGGAGCTTAATTCCGGTGGCGCTGGCGAAGGCGAGGCGCTGGTCGAGGCGATTCTTGAGCAGGACGATCAGTTCACCCTGCCGATCTATATGGAAACCCTGTTCAATGCGTTCGGCATCGACAGCGAAGACCATTCGGAAAACGCCCTGATCCTCAAGCCAAGCGAAAAAATGCTCGACGCCAGCTTCCCGCTGGGCGACGACGAAGGCGTGACCATCACTTACGACCGCAACCAGGCGCTGTCTCGCGAAGACATGCAATTCATTACCTGGGAACACCC
This genomic window from Pseudomonas sp. G.S.17 contains:
- a CDS encoding lysophospholipase, whose translation is MKHEVFWLDASDHTRLYVNAWLPPLAPRAVVMVSHGMAEHSGRYARLGAALCDAGFALYAHDQRGHGKTAAQGMLGHFGHEDGWSKVVDDLASLNQSIGQRHPDTPVFLLGHSMGSYIAQAWLLHHGASLQGAILSGSNFQPVSLYRSASTIARLERWRQGPTGRSRLIEWLSFGSFNKAFKPGRTRFDWLSRDAQEVDQYISDPLCGFRCTNQFWLDLLGGLQQISKPSNLKQIDPGLPLLIIGGECDPVSEGKRLKDLADALAETGHQMLQMKIYPQARHELFNETNRDEVTGDVLDWLEQTLRQPRPRRAE
- a CDS encoding MaoC family dehydratase, producing MTQVTNTPYEALEVGQTASYSKTVEERDIQLFAAMSGDHNPVHLDAEYAAQTMFKERIAHGMFSGALISAAVACELPGPGTIYVGQQMTFQKPVKLGDTLTVRLEILEKMPKFRVRIATRVFNQREELVVDGEAEIIAPRKQQTVTLTQLPAISIG
- the ccoM gene encoding cytochrome c oxidase subunit CcoM; amino-acid sequence: MFFDNVVVAGVVTVGLMLVFFAGFGLFIWKDSQKRK
- a CDS encoding aspartate-semialdehyde dehydrogenase — protein: MLQPTLPLSVVPVTSQLDAARQVPDIPPVAPVQPSSTETTIDLRNHDAEHSALLLREEQQRHHEQQKRREQSSDEPEHLAVPGHSLNADNTVPVVPLMDEAPRQGMWVDVEV
- the rapA gene encoding RNA polymerase-associated protein RapA, which produces MAQQYQPGQRWISDSEAELGLGTVLAQDGRLLTVLYPATGDTRQYALRNAPLTRVRFSPGDVITHFENWKMTVREVDDVDGLLVYHGLNAQNEPVTLPETQLSNFIQFRLATDRLFAGQIDPLAWFSLRYHTLEHTSRQLQSSLWGLGGVRAQPIAHQLHIAREVADRIAPRVLLADEVGLGKTIEAGLVIHRQLLSGRANRVLILVPENLQHQWLVEMRRRFNLQVALFDSERFIESDASNPFEDTQLALVALEWLVEDEKAQDALFAAGWDLMVVDEAHHLVWHEEKASPEYSLVEQLAEVIPGVLLLTATPEQLGQDSHFARLRLLDPNRFHDLQAFRAESENYRPVAEAVQELLDKGRLSPKAHKTIQGFLGSEGEALLAAVNDGDTEASARLIRELLDRHGTGRVLFRNTRAAVQGFPERKLHQYPLPCPAEYLELPLGEHADLYPEVSFQAQPDVTEEERWWRFDPRVDWLIDTLKMLKRVKVLVICAHAETAMDLEDALRVRSGIPATVFHEGMNILERDRAAAYFADEEFGAQVLICSEIGSEGRNFQFSHHLVLFDLPAHPDLLEQRIGRLDRIGQKHTIELHVPFLETSPQARLFQWYHEALNAFLNTCPTGNALQHQFGPRLLPLLESGDDDEWQALIDEARAERVRLESELHTGRDRLLELNSGGAGEGEALVEAILEQDDQFTLPIYMETLFNAFGIDSEDHSENALILKPSEKMLDASFPLGDDEGVTITYDRNQALSREDMQFITWEHPMVQGGMDLVLSGSMGNTAVALIKNKALKPGTVLLELLYVSEVVAPRSLQLGRYLPPAALRCLLDANGNDLSGRVSFVTLNEQLESVPRASANKFIQAQRDVLNPQINAGEARIAPKHAERVAEAQRRLAADTDEELARLTALQAVNPTVRDSELIALRAQREQGLAMLDKAALRLEAIRVLVAG